A genome region from Hevea brasiliensis isolate MT/VB/25A 57/8 chromosome 9, ASM3005281v1, whole genome shotgun sequence includes the following:
- the LOC110632068 gene encoding uncharacterized protein LOC110632068 isoform X3, which translates to MLIARLRNLTAISPFSSSSSLLKHRFFSSTSPFASPSPTDVVSDTATDVADVAAEEDLPYTGASISSTVKAATMPSLLQPRVVVYDGVCHLCHRGVKWVIEADKYRKIKFCCLQSKTAEPYLRLCGLEREDVLRRFIFIEGPELYHQASTDDSNLCLNLQYSGHVYQDDFSKFFLPIGTRT; encoded by the exons ATGCTGATCGCAAGGCTTCGAAACTTGACTGCAATATCTCCAttttcctcttcctcttctttattGAAACATCGCTTCTTTTCTTCTACCTCTCCATTCGCTTCTCCATCACCAACCGATGTCGTTTCAGATACTGCGACTGATGTTGCCGACGTTGCTGCGGAAGAGGATCTGCCCTACACAGGTGCATCTATTTCTTCCACCGTCAAGGCGGCTACAATGCCCTCTCTCCTTCAGCCACGTGTAGTCGTTTACGATGGGGTCTGCCATCTCTGCCATCGAG GGGTGAAGTGGGTGATTGAAGCAGACAAATATAGAAAGATCAAGTTCTGTTGCCTCCAATCTAAGACTGCTGAGCCGTACTTGAGATTATGCGGTCTTGAACGAGAGGATGTTCTCCGTCGTTTTATTTTCATTGAAGGCCCTGAATTATACCACCAAGCATCCACTG ACGATAGTAACCTGTGCTTGAATCTTCAATACTCTGGACATGTTTATCAGGATGATTTTTCCAAATTCTTTTTGCCTATTGGCACAAGGACGTGA
- the LOC110632068 gene encoding uncharacterized protein LOC110632068 isoform X2 codes for MLIARLRNLTAISPFSSSSSLLKHRFFSSTSPFASPSPTDVVSDTATDVADVAAEEDLPYTGASISSTVKAATMPSLLQPRVVVYDGVCHLCHRGVKWVIEADKYRKIKFCCLQSKTAEPYLRLCGLEREDVLRRFIFIEGPELYHQASTGSDDSNLCLNLQYSGHVYQDDFSKFFLPIGTRT; via the exons ATGCTGATCGCAAGGCTTCGAAACTTGACTGCAATATCTCCAttttcctcttcctcttctttattGAAACATCGCTTCTTTTCTTCTACCTCTCCATTCGCTTCTCCATCACCAACCGATGTCGTTTCAGATACTGCGACTGATGTTGCCGACGTTGCTGCGGAAGAGGATCTGCCCTACACAGGTGCATCTATTTCTTCCACCGTCAAGGCGGCTACAATGCCCTCTCTCCTTCAGCCACGTGTAGTCGTTTACGATGGGGTCTGCCATCTCTGCCATCGAG GGGTGAAGTGGGTGATTGAAGCAGACAAATATAGAAAGATCAAGTTCTGTTGCCTCCAATCTAAGACTGCTGAGCCGTACTTGAGATTATGCGGTCTTGAACGAGAGGATGTTCTCCGTCGTTTTATTTTCATTGAAGGCCCTGAATTATACCACCAAGCATCCACTG GTTCAGACGATAGTAACCTGTGCTTGAATCTTCAATACTCTGGACATGTTTATCAGGATGATTTTTCCAAATTCTTTTTGCCTATTGGCACAAGGACGTGA